The DNA sequence CTGTTCCAGTCCACCGTGTCTGGTCTGCAGGTCTTAAAGCTGCCAGCTTgctttgatttttcaaaatccAGGCCAAAAATAAAGTCTCAGCTCAGGAATTCCTGCTGAAAATCCAGAACTTCATTTGAGTCTGGGGGGGGCCGTCCGGTCCCTGAAGGACTGGAGCTGGAGGTCCGTGTGTCCAGTCAGGTCCAGTCAGGCCCAGCCAGGTCCAGCCAGGTCCAGTCAGGCCCAGTCAGGTCCAGTCAGGTCCAGTCAGGCCCGCGTGGAAATGAGTTTTATCtgcatgttttggtttttctctgaaatattCCTGAAGACAGACGTGTCCTCGTGTTCGTGCACGCCTCACGTGCACGGCTGTGTGAAAGCGGATGCACAAATGTCCCGTGTGGACGGCGCCAGGACCCCTGGAAACATGTGACCCCCCCTGAGTGTTTTCATCTGCAGATGTAGCCACATGTgatgtttgaataaaaatcaaGACTTTTTATTCTCCATCGTTTGAGTCGCTGCtgaaatcagtgtttttaatgagtttttcaaaataaaagttgaaaatatttttcactAAACGAAAACGATCGACAGAAAACTAAATCAGATTTATGGATCTGAAAGATcaataaatactttttcaatAGATTAGATGAATAGACAAACTTTTTTAATCGGCTCAGAGAAAGACGAGCTGCTCTGAGACATGCCGACATTTTCTGTGCAATTAAGATTAGAGAAACTGAAGACGAGGATGTGATGAAgatgtgatgatgtcatcaacccCCCCACTGAAAGGCCGTATGAACCACTTTTGCATTGGAGCTTTTGGAAGATTCCAATTATTAAGACCTGATTCAAAAGTTTTATGCCGTTTTCTCTGAAACGTAAACGTTTGAGGTTTTTCAGAAGAcgactcttcaaaataaaagcttctttaTTTACAAACGTCTGGAAGCGGGTCCTCTTCTGAAAGTGATGAAAACGTATAAAGAGCCCATATCTGTTCATGTCAGACTAAACAGAACCGGGTCGGAACCCGCTGTCCTGCTTTAGAACTCAGCTGCAGAGACCTTCACCATCAGAACCCGAGTTCACGATTCTTCAGTGAAGGAGGCGGAACCGGGCCAGGAGTGGAAGATGGTCAGAGGACAGGTACTGATTGGGCAGCCCGTtcacctcctccagctcctcctgaccCACCAATGACAGCCTGCCCATCAGCTGGAGGCCACGCCCACTGGGCCGTGGAGGCGTGGCATCCgtgaaaactggaaaaaaaaagggatttttagaGCCGGAGGTTCTGTCCCCAGACGAAACGTAGCACAGATCACGTGCACACGTGTGCACGTGTGCACGTACCAGGGCTGTAGAGGATGTAATCCACCGTTAAGGCGGTGCGCGAGTGGAAGGTGGTGATCTCCGGCCGGCCGTCAGGCTGCAGGTGTCGGTAGGACGACCGCAGCTTCAGGCCGTGTTCGATCCTGGACCCGCCCAAACGGTCCCGAGTCCCGGTTCTGACCCTTTTCAGACCCGACTCAGGGACGGATCCGCCGCCCGGATCCTCCACGGCGAGGTCACAGATCGCCTCTTCAACAGATGAGCCACGACCGTCTGCTTCACCTCCGTGAGGCGACACGCCGCAGGTCACATGACCCGGGTCAGACTCACCTGAGGACGCCGCTTCATACCGGCACCGATGGCTGATGCCCAGAGTGGGGGGCCAGAGGGGCAACGGAAGGAGACGCTGACCCCGGGGGGAGGGCTCCTGACCcgacacctgcacacacacacatagaaacaaacacacacagagaaacacacacacacatagaaacaaacacatgcacacgcacacagagaaacacacacacgcacacacacacaaacgcacacagagaaacacacacacacatagaaagacacacacacacatgcacacgcacacagagaaacacacacacatgcacacacacacatagaaacacacacatgcacacgcacacagagaaacacacacacatgcacacgcacacagagaaacacacacacatgcacacacacatgcacacagagaaacacgcacacacacacacacacacagaaacacacacacacacagagaaacacacacacacacgcacacagagaaacacacacacacataggaacacacacacacacatgcacacgcacacagagaaacacacacacatgcacacgcacacagagaaacacacacacatgcacacatgcacacgcacacagagaaacacgcacacacacacacgcacacagagaaacacacacacagagaaacacacacacatgcacacagagaaacacgcacacacacacacagagaaacacacacacgcacacacacccagagaaacgcacacacacccacagagaaacacacacacagagaaatacacacacacacacagaaatacacacacacacagagaaacacacacacacgcacagagaaacacacacacagagaaacacacacacatgcacacacacatgcacacagagaaacacgcacacacacacacacacacagaaacacacacacacacagagaaacacacacacacacgcacacagagaaacacacacacacataggaacacacacacacacatgcacacgcacacagagaaacacacacacatgcacacgcacacagagaaacacacacacatgcacacatgcacacgcacacagagaaacacgcacacacacacacgcacacagagaaacacacacacagagaaacacacacacatgcacacagagaaacacgcacacacacacacagagaaacacacacacgcacacacacccagagaaacgcacacacacccacagagaaacacacacacagagaaatacacacacacacacagaaatacacacacacacacagaaacacacacacacacgcacacagagaaacacacacacacgcacagagaaacacacacgcacacacacacacagagaaacacacacacaaacacacacacacacggacacagagaaacacgcacacacacacccagagaaacacacacacgcacacacacacacagagaaacacacacacagagaaatacacacacacacacacagagaaacacacacacagagaaatacacacacacacacacagaaatacacacacacacagagaaacacacacacacacgcacacagagaaacacacacacacacacacacacacaaagaaacacacacacacacgcacacacacagagaaacacacgcacacacacacacacacacacacaaacacacacacagaggttaACATCTCAGGAACTTTTTTctgtgacccccccacccccggagACCCCCCCTCACCATGCCAATCTGCATCCCCTGGTACTCCAGGCAGCCTCTGGTCAGAAACGTGTAGAGCGGACTCCAGGGGGCGGAGTTTAAGTCCCCGCACAGCAGGACTGGGCAGGCGGAGCCATCGGGGAGGCGGGACAGCCGCTGCACCTCAGCCAGCAGGATGGCGAGCTGAGTCAGCTTGATGTCGCCGCGCTTCGGGTTGTAGAGCAGGTGGGTGTTGGCCACGCAGATGGGGGGCGACCCGCTCCGCCCATCGGCGGGCTGGAGCAGCACCACCAGCCCCACGTTGTCCCGGTCCAGGAGGGGGTCACCGGCGCGGAAGAACTCCACCGGGTTGGAGGACAGGAGGTGGAAGCGGGACGCCTTGAAGGCGACGGCACAACCGTCCGGCTTCTGTCCCGTCCTCTTCTTGTACTCACACCGGTACCCTGAGGGGGGGCACACACCAGAGGGTCccagtgtgatgtcatcaggctgtgatgtcatcaggctGTGCTCACCCAGATACTCACCCAGGGCCTGCAGAGCAGCTTTGATCTGGTTGTCATAGTGATCCTCCTGAACCTCCTGAAGACACAGAACCTGGAGAGAGGATGCTGGTTAGAGCCCGCCCACAGGGAGGAGTCAGGAGTGGGGTTACGGCGTCCTCACATCCGGATGGAGGTGCTGGATCTCAGACAGCAGGTTGGGGAGCCGGTGGTCCCAGGACAGGACGGCGGGGGGGCAGTGGCGGTACAGGAAGGCGttgtcctccagcagctgctgggACAGGATGTTGTAGGACATGACAGTGAAGTGGAAGGCTGTGCTGCCCCCCAGTGGTGGAGGCTCGGAACTGCAGGACTCCCAGTATCGCTGGAGAACtggagatgaagaggaagaggattTTGGCTGGGAAGGGATCACCCAGTCCGACCCCCCCATCATACCTCTGTGCCTCCACGGTCCTGCTGGTCCAACGCCACTCCTCTGCCCCCCCACCAGGCCCCCAGCGCTGGGGTAGGCCTTCGGTGGAGGAGTTCTGCTCCCCCTCAGGTCCAGACCAGCACACTGGTCTCTGCTGGACTCCTGGTTCCGTCCTCCTGCTGGTCCTCTGGGGGGGGGGCCGGagcctcgtctctgctcctcagTCCGTATCCGTTTCCTTGGGGGGTCTCGGCCTGGGAACTCCATGCTGCCAGCAGATGTGTGGAAGGAGGAGCAGCTGCCCCCCAGGAGGAACGCAGCACTGATGCTCACAGGGGGGGCCGTCCTAAAGCCGAGGACGGGGCGGGGAGGAAGACCATGCCTTGAGATGGGAGGGGGAGGCCATGGGTGGGGGGGAGTGGGGAGGAAATAAGGGAGGTGGGAGGAGGCGGCGTTGCTCCTAGAACGAGTCCAGCAGAAGGAGGGCAAAGCTCTGAGGGGGGGGGTGCAGGAGCTCAGCTGGAGGAGGAACATGGGGGGGCTGCAGGAGAACAGAAGGATTCAGCTGATTCACCAGAACATGCGGGTCAGACGGGGCTGCACAGCAACACAACAacatgacacaaaaacacaaacaacacaaccgGGTGACTGATGTGGGGTCACAGGGGGCTGGTGGGCGGCTGTACATGTGGGGGGGCCCAGACCCCTCCAGAGGTAGCCGCTAGCTAGATTGGGGGTCCCCCCCCTTGAAACCCTGTTGGACTCCTGGTATGAGGGAGTGGGGGGGCTTTCCCATGACCCCCCCAGCTCAGCcaccaagtgttggagttctcCAGAGGGTCGAGTCACTTCaccttcggggggggggggacacaagTTTTGGACCTACGGGTcgagctgaagctcagagaacCTCATCGATCAGAGGGGGACTAGCTAGGCCCCCATGGGGGACTCTATAGTCCCATGGGGGCAACAGCAGCGGCGCCTGGAAGGAATGACCTCCCTGACCTGAACCCAgcacggttctgctatcggacCGGTTTGTCCAAAGACAGAACCGCCTTCTGGAACAGAATGGATCAGTCCAAGTGGAACCAGGAGCTACCGGGACGTCCTGGTCAGAGGGTCGATGGTGGACTTTGAGGTGGTTTGAGGGACTCAGATTCTGCATCATCAGAACCCCAGAACCCAATGTTTTCATTGgactgtggttctggttctgcatCAGAATCTCTAactgtttcagtttttaaatatgGTTCGGTTCTGAATCAATAAGACTTTAGCTGCATTTTTAGGAGCGCTGAGACtcacagcagggggggggggggggggtattccagaaagcaggttctgctggctcccacggtaagtttgaggctaaggaagttgataacctcagctttcggttccagaaatggaggtatgtttcagggtaggtcaagttgccatagcaactcatgctctgaacataacctggtctggagcaggtttagttgaaggttagcttgttttcagagaggtgaagcagcatggcgtgtccatttgaagatgatttagtggatgaagaagctcagataatacttattccaccatgagaggctgataagaccacatatggatgttggaaagataaactttatactttgatctaacttcattatttgcttcagttaagtcagcttaaaaataacagttatcagacagttattttactttcattctaattaattcaattaagtaggtgtatcTTTGATGCTgttgttagatcggcaccgcaaggaattgtgggataccattccctttgcctgtctggacggatttgggttcaagtgtgagtttttgaccaaatgtgtttagttgttttactgtgttttgcaaGGTTATTTTGTccagttatgtttaattctttctgcaccatgagtgagaggaagggagaggatgatgaagatatTTAGCACCACTGGTACGTAAATAGTCTGAGCAATGGTAAATGTTATGTTACATGATTAGaattcattttgtttcaatcattttattgttataaaaatgaaaatatctgccggctcaaacttagacatatgagagttcaagaagtacaataaattaggatggaaaaacatttaattgaattggaataatataacatttagttaaataaatatttaaatttgagttgtataaacagtattgagttttatagacataagaaattaggtttaataaatttaactcaattatttgttaccaatagaagtaattcatttaaggtggcaaaattggatgagtttttttcacaatgaaaatggaaataagatcagaaacttgtgcgtttactttgttctttttctccaagcagaaactcttttgctGATGTTGCAGCCGTGTgactttttgatggacgtataatcttcataagCCGTCAAGTATAgcccctctttttttcttcacgcgtttccatggtgacccTTTAAATctgtgatccattgagaatgtctttatgtacctgctgtgcacgtgcattaacccagggttaccaagtggagcgtaattacactaactcatatccggtctgttggagcaagttcaggcggatttcagccagagttcaggcttaaagtcaggatagtttaaacatgcttcctggaatacccccgtTTACCTGGACAAACACCTACGAAGGGGCGGGGCCAACGCGTGACGTGGTTtcgcctgtttttttttttcattcatgttttaatgtttcatttccCGATCATTAAAGTAAATCGTATCCATGTTTCTACGGTCAGACTGAAGCAGGCTGGAGGCGGGAACACTTACACCTCGTTCCCTTCAGCGCGAGTGGCAGCAGCTCAGGTGAACTCACCTGTTGTGACGGACGGAGGGATCATTCTGGTGTTGCCGTTCACATAACCGCAGATAAAAACACGAAACGGGTTTGTTTTCAAGTTACATTAAAACCAAAACAGCACAGCCGCCTCTCCGGGCTCTGAAAGATGACGCAATGCTACGAACAACTCATGCGCCGATGATGCTGCCTTCACTGACCAGGAAAAGAGTTATATTTCTCCAATTGCATTCGTCGCGTTTGGTGAAGTaaacaataaaccaataaataagCCTCGCTAGAGACTGTCAGAAATAATAGATTCTGACAAACACTGTCGCGTTTACTGACAAAGCCAGAAGCTCGTAAACGACCCTTTCCTCCAAAAAAGCG is a window from the Oryzias latipes chromosome 24, ASM223467v1 genome containing:
- the LOC111947098 gene encoding protein angel homolog 2-like isoform X1 → MNESRRKSPPMFLLQLSSCTPPLRALPSFCWTRSRSNAASSHLPYFLPTPPHPWPPPPISRHGLPPRPVLGFRTAPPVSISAAFLLGGSCSSFHTSAGSMEFPGRDPPRKRIRTEEQRRGSGPPPRGPAGGRNQESSRDQCAGLDLRGSRTPPPKAYPSAGGLVGGQRSGVGPAGPWRHRVLQRYWESCSSEPPPLGGSTAFHFTVMSYNILSQQLLEDNAFLYRHCPPAVLSWDHRLPNLLSEIQHLHPDVLCLQEVQEDHYDNQIKAALQALGYRCEYKKRTGQKPDGCAVAFKASRFHLLSSNPVEFFRAGDPLLDRDNVGLVVLLQPADGRSGSPPICVANTHLLYNPKRGDIKLTQLAILLAEVQRLSRLPDGSACPVLLCGDLNSAPWSPLYTFLTRGCLEYQGMQIGMVSGQEPSPRGQRLLPLPLWPPTLGISHRCRYEAASSGESDPGHVTCGVSPHGGEADGRGSSVEEAICDLAVEDPGGGSVPESGLKRVRTGTRDRLGGSRIEHGLKLRSSYRHLQPDGRPEITTFHSRTALTVDYILYSPVFTDATPPRPSGRGLQLMGRLSLVGQEELEEVNGLPNQYLSSDHLPLLARFRLLH
- the LOC111947098 gene encoding protein angel homolog 2-like isoform X2; translated protein: MFLLQLSSCTPPLRALPSFCWTRSRSNAASSHLPYFLPTPPHPWPPPPISRHGLPPRPVLGFRTAPPVSISAAFLLGGSCSSFHTSAGSMEFPGRDPPRKRIRTEEQRRGSGPPPRGPAGGRNQESSRDQCAGLDLRGSRTPPPKAYPSAGGLVGGQRSGVGPAGPWRHRVLQRYWESCSSEPPPLGGSTAFHFTVMSYNILSQQLLEDNAFLYRHCPPAVLSWDHRLPNLLSEIQHLHPDVLCLQEVQEDHYDNQIKAALQALGYRCEYKKRTGQKPDGCAVAFKASRFHLLSSNPVEFFRAGDPLLDRDNVGLVVLLQPADGRSGSPPICVANTHLLYNPKRGDIKLTQLAILLAEVQRLSRLPDGSACPVLLCGDLNSAPWSPLYTFLTRGCLEYQGMQIGMVSGQEPSPRGQRLLPLPLWPPTLGISHRCRYEAASSGESDPGHVTCGVSPHGGEADGRGSSVEEAICDLAVEDPGGGSVPESGLKRVRTGTRDRLGGSRIEHGLKLRSSYRHLQPDGRPEITTFHSRTALTVDYILYSPVFTDATPPRPSGRGLQLMGRLSLVGQEELEEVNGLPNQYLSSDHLPLLARFRLLH